The proteins below are encoded in one region of Natranaerovirga hydrolytica:
- a CDS encoding ABC transporter ATP-binding protein yields the protein MVIDIQNLSKIYTRKKKPPVVANDNLSLALEEGEILGLLGHNGAGKTTLVNQILGLTKPTNGDIMVMGESVMSDPKRARQLCSVQPQSQVPLSFLTPEQAVLTMGKMRGGKEKDIKNRMKNLFQSLDIEEWAKTEGEKLSGGIQRLTAFCMAIVNPGKIVILDEPTNDIDAVRRRYLWEEIRQLTQKGSSVILVTHNVLEAEKAVDRVAILHQGKLLAKGKPSEIKQTVNRQLRMEINLAMEPENINLPSWILSHHMDKERLTLSLEQSSVPIAIEWAQSNIVEGKINDYSLSPSSLEDVYVKLTGGRSIEEPNKLVSGGLSL from the coding sequence ATGGTTATTGATATTCAAAATCTAAGTAAAATTTATACGAGAAAAAAGAAACCGCCAGTAGTGGCTAATGATAACCTTTCATTGGCATTAGAAGAAGGAGAAATATTAGGCCTTCTAGGTCATAATGGGGCAGGAAAAACAACCCTTGTAAACCAAATACTTGGCTTAACAAAGCCTACAAATGGAGACATTATGGTAATGGGAGAATCTGTAATGAGTGATCCTAAGAGGGCAAGACAGTTATGTTCGGTCCAACCCCAATCTCAAGTGCCCCTTTCTTTTCTTACACCTGAGCAAGCAGTTTTAACAATGGGGAAAATGCGCGGGGGTAAAGAAAAAGACATAAAAAATAGAATGAAAAATCTTTTTCAATCGTTAGACATAGAAGAATGGGCCAAAACAGAAGGTGAAAAACTATCAGGTGGTATTCAGCGTCTAACAGCCTTTTGTATGGCCATTGTTAATCCAGGTAAAATTGTTATTCTTGATGAACCCACCAATGACATTGACGCTGTTCGAAGACGTTATCTGTGGGAAGAAATACGTCAATTGACTCAAAAAGGTTCTTCCGTTATTTTAGTTACTCATAATGTATTAGAAGCAGAGAAAGCAGTAGATAGGGTGGCTATTTTACATCAAGGAAAACTTCTAGCAAAAGGAAAACCCTCTGAAATCAAACAAACAGTTAATCGACAATTACGTATGGAGATAAATTTAGCGATGGAACCAGAGAATATAAATTTGCCTAGTTGGATTTTGTCACACCACATGGATAAAGAAAGACTAACTCTTTCATTGGAACAATCCTCAGTGCCAATAGCTATTGAATGGGCTCAGTCAAACATTGTTGAAGGGAAAATCAATGACTATTCTCTATCGCCCTCAAGCCTTGAAGATGTCTATGTAAAACTAACAGGTGGGCGATCAATAGAGGAACCCAATAAACTTGTGTCAGGAGGGTTATCGTTATGA
- a CDS encoding PucR family transcriptional regulator, protein MAMTLRHLCKYAKENYDMKLICGEKNMNNIVKWVHMLEDPETATFLKGQELIFSTGIGHDNTDWFIEFVRGLVENQASGLVLNIGPHIKEVPKELKAYCEALQFPLFTIPWQTKIVDITYDFCHNIMQAEKSELTVAEAFRNIIFFPDKISEYRPIIERKSYDVNASYRIVALSLQGMSKDNYLDYEKKVDLHLKRILYNYSDRFSVFRQDQYFIVILQNFSKENISKGLYRLEELCKDEKGYTICSGISRSDFGILSLSRNYKRAISVLKIAQKQVQNQLFYDDIGLYQLLIEVEDMKVLKKFYEDTLGQLEDYDKKNQTDYLETLKLYLDNNNSVEKVAKITFVHRNTINYKIKKIKEIIDCELNYQDGLKIYMAFHMKDFL, encoded by the coding sequence ATGGCAATGACATTAAGGCATTTGTGTAAATATGCAAAAGAAAATTATGATATGAAATTAATTTGTGGCGAAAAAAATATGAATAATATTGTAAAATGGGTGCATATGCTTGAAGACCCTGAAACAGCAACTTTTCTAAAGGGGCAGGAGTTGATTTTTTCAACAGGAATAGGTCATGACAACACGGATTGGTTTATTGAATTTGTACGTGGACTGGTTGAGAATCAAGCCAGTGGGTTGGTGCTCAATATCGGTCCTCACATTAAGGAAGTTCCTAAAGAACTTAAAGCATATTGTGAAGCATTACAATTTCCTTTGTTTACCATACCATGGCAAACCAAAATTGTAGACATTACCTATGATTTTTGTCACAATATTATGCAGGCAGAAAAGAGTGAATTAACAGTTGCAGAAGCATTTAGAAACATTATTTTCTTTCCGGATAAAATTTCTGAGTACAGACCGATTATCGAAAGAAAATCATATGATGTTAATGCATCCTATAGAATTGTTGCCCTATCTTTACAAGGCATGTCAAAAGACAATTATTTAGATTACGAGAAAAAGGTGGATTTGCATCTTAAAAGGATTTTGTATAATTATAGTGATCGATTTAGTGTGTTTAGACAAGATCAATATTTTATTGTTATATTACAAAATTTTTCCAAAGAAAATATTAGCAAAGGGCTATACAGACTTGAAGAACTTTGTAAAGATGAAAAAGGTTATACAATATGCTCTGGAATCAGTCGAAGCGATTTTGGTATTCTTTCGTTGTCGAGAAATTATAAAAGAGCCATTTCAGTGCTTAAGATTGCCCAAAAACAAGTGCAAAACCAATTGTTTTATGATGACATTGGTTTATATCAATTATTAATTGAAGTAGAGGATATGAAAGTTCTTAAGAAGTTCTATGAAGATACTTTAGGTCAATTAGAAGATTATGATAAAAAAAATCAAACGGATTATCTAGAAACATTAAAATTGTACTTAGACAATAACAATAGCGTAGAAAAAGTAGCAAAGATTACCTTTGTTCATCGGAACACCATCAATTATAAAATTAAAAAAATCAAAGAAATTATTGATTGCGAACTTAATTATCAAGATGGACTGAAAATATATATGGCTTTTCATATGAAGGATTTTTTATAA
- a CDS encoding iron-containing alcohol dehydrogenase family protein → MNYKYYMPTKVIMGKDCIVKNSKLLKGLGKKALLVTGAHSAKANGSQADIIKALESEGIDYEVFDKVMSNPTIKCVYEGAEFAKEKQVDCIIAIGGGSPMDAAKGIALLAAQDITEDKLFSGDYEAIVLPMAFVPTTAGTGSEVTQYSILTNDKAQTKMSIATELIFPKVSFLDGKYMEALGVTTTINTAIDALSHSVEGMLSVKASTISDALAVESIKMIMECVPALLKALEKKDTSVITLGMRDKLLHASLLGGMVIAQTGTTAVHAMGYSLTYFKDIDHGRANGLLLGEYLRLVEKEQPDLAQVIIKAMNLNQVDELIELMNTCFGEKEVINIEEINRYAHLAIQTKNINNCLVKPNEADIKEMFVSTFLK, encoded by the coding sequence ATGAATTACAAATATTATATGCCGACAAAAGTTATTATGGGCAAAGATTGTATTGTTAAAAACAGTAAGCTATTAAAGGGTTTGGGAAAGAAAGCGTTGCTTGTAACAGGTGCTCACTCTGCAAAAGCAAATGGTTCTCAAGCAGATATCATAAAAGCTTTGGAATCAGAGGGTATTGATTATGAAGTTTTTGACAAGGTTATGAGCAATCCAACCATAAAGTGTGTGTATGAAGGCGCTGAATTTGCAAAAGAAAAGCAGGTTGACTGTATCATTGCTATTGGCGGTGGATCGCCTATGGACGCAGCCAAAGGTATTGCCTTACTAGCAGCTCAAGACATAACAGAAGACAAGTTATTTTCTGGTGATTATGAAGCAATCGTCTTACCAATGGCATTTGTTCCTACAACAGCAGGGACAGGATCAGAAGTGACTCAGTACTCTATTTTAACCAATGATAAAGCTCAAACCAAGATGAGTATAGCAACAGAGTTGATTTTTCCAAAAGTCTCTTTTTTAGATGGAAAATATATGGAAGCTTTAGGTGTCACAACAACCATTAATACAGCAATAGATGCATTGTCTCATTCTGTAGAAGGGATGTTATCGGTAAAAGCGTCTACGATATCAGATGCTTTAGCCGTCGAAAGCATAAAAATGATTATGGAATGTGTGCCTGCCTTGTTAAAAGCATTAGAAAAAAAGGATACAAGTGTCATAACATTAGGTATGCGGGATAAACTCCTTCATGCATCCTTATTAGGTGGAATGGTTATTGCTCAAACAGGTACAACAGCTGTTCATGCAATGGGTTATTCTTTAACGTATTTTAAAGACATCGACCATGGTAGAGCCAATGGATTGTTATTAGGTGAATACTTAAGATTAGTAGAAAAAGAACAGCCTGATTTGGCACAAGTTATTATAAAAGCAATGAATCTTAATCAAGTAGATGAATTGATTGAGTTGATGAACACTTGTTTTGGTGAAAAAGAAGTGATTAACATAGAAGAAATCAATCGATATGCTCATTTGGCCATTCAAACAAAGAACATCAATAATTGTCTTGTAAAACCAAATGAAGCAGACATTAAAGAAATGTTTGTTTCCACTTTTTTAAAGTAA
- a CDS encoding sigma-70 family RNA polymerase sigma factor translates to MEDIKVLALCKKNPNEGLEHIIDQYTPLIHSIVARKIETVGTLEDVKECVSDVFVDFYQQLDEINLEKGSIKAYLAMIANHKAIDQYRKMIKKLKKTVSNEDLLEFEDIHTNTEQSVLDKEERALLLQAIDGLGEPDKEIFIRKYYLRQQTKEIANILQLKDNTVDKKVSRGLKKLKILLGG, encoded by the coding sequence GTGGAGGATATAAAAGTATTAGCGTTATGCAAAAAAAATCCTAATGAAGGATTAGAACACATTATAGATCAGTATACCCCTCTAATTCATAGCATTGTAGCAAGAAAAATTGAAACAGTAGGGACCTTAGAAGATGTAAAAGAATGTGTTAGCGATGTGTTTGTAGATTTTTACCAACAATTAGATGAAATTAATCTAGAAAAAGGTTCCATAAAGGCGTATTTAGCAATGATAGCAAATCATAAAGCCATTGATCAGTATAGAAAAATGATTAAAAAGCTTAAAAAAACAGTTAGTAATGAAGATTTGTTAGAATTTGAAGATATTCATACCAATACGGAACAAAGCGTCTTAGATAAAGAAGAAAGAGCTTTATTGTTACAGGCAATTGATGGCCTTGGAGAGCCAGACAAAGAAATTTTTATTAGAAAATATTATCTCAGACAACAAACCAAAGAAATTGCAAACATTCTACAGTTAAAAGATAATACGGTAGATAAAAAAGTTTCAAGAGGTTTAAAAAAATTAAAAATTCTATTGGGAGGTTAA
- a CDS encoding ABC transporter permease has protein sequence MSIINQIKYVFIWQFHKNSGYLIFFAILQTILALGIVIGFNYLLSNPGQNEVLFLATGAPTIVLITTGLVMLPQQNSSAKTEGYIDFMRTWPINRGAIMIADTIIWLLITIPAIGISSIFAHFVYQPGFDVSWTILPALLLTALTSIGIGYGFSFVLPQNATMMLTQLLVFGSLMFSPINFPMENLPSLLQSIHRVLPLYSMAEVVRGSLAQSTFTVDFSHYIILSAWCLLGYITSIKILNRN, from the coding sequence ATGAGTATAATCAATCAAATTAAATATGTATTTATATGGCAGTTTCATAAAAATTCAGGGTACTTAATATTCTTTGCTATTTTGCAAACCATATTGGCACTAGGGATTGTAATTGGATTTAATTACCTATTGTCTAATCCTGGTCAAAATGAAGTGCTCTTTCTAGCCACAGGTGCACCAACCATTGTGTTAATAACAACAGGATTGGTCATGTTGCCACAGCAAAATTCAAGTGCAAAAACAGAAGGATATATTGATTTTATGAGAACTTGGCCTATTAATAGAGGAGCCATTATGATAGCAGATACAATTATTTGGTTATTGATTACAATACCTGCTATTGGAATATCTTCTATATTTGCTCACTTTGTTTATCAACCAGGCTTTGATGTTTCTTGGACCATTTTACCAGCATTATTATTAACGGCTTTAACATCAATTGGTATTGGCTATGGCTTTTCATTTGTATTGCCACAAAATGCTACAATGATGTTAACACAATTGTTAGTATTTGGGTCATTAATGTTCTCACCCATTAATTTTCCAATGGAAAATTTGCCTTCATTATTACAAAGCATTCATAGAGTGTTACCCCTATATTCTATGGCAGAAGTAGTCCGAGGCTCTTTAGCGCAATCAACTTTTACAGTGGACTTTAGTCATTATATTATTTTAAGTGCATGGTGCTTGTTAGGCTATATCACATCAATAAAAATACTGAACAGAAATTAA
- a CDS encoding aminotransferase class III-fold pyridoxal phosphate-dependent enzyme, protein MELELKTAKEISETSKKYNLHSWSVQGDLNPKVMSKAEGIYFWDGEGKRYYDMSSQLVNLNIGYGNQKVIKAIQDQAEKLAFASPGYAIDVRSQLAKRVVELAPDNMGKVFFTLGGADANENAIKIAKMMTGRQKIFSRYRSYHGATYGAANLTGEPRRYTCEPGIPGFIKFFDPYVYRAPIDFEREEDATKYYLDQLREQIIYEGRESVAAIVLETITGSNGIIIPPKGYLQGVREICDAFGILMVCDEVMTGWGRTGEWFGINHYNVKPDIITFAKGVSCGYAPIGGVLVSKDIAKHFDDHFLSCGLTYSAHPLGCAAGIATIEYYKEENLLEQSKEKGKLLGEILENLKSEHPCVGDVRYIGLFSAIELVKDKTTKEPLVEYGKDPEKVMKKILGMLVERGFTTYTHENVIIVAPPLIITEEELKEAMTIMDDVLFEVDKMIGATVGQMIG, encoded by the coding sequence ATGGAACTTGAATTAAAAACAGCAAAGGAAATTTCTGAAACATCGAAAAAATACAATTTGCACTCTTGGAGTGTTCAAGGAGATTTAAATCCAAAAGTCATGTCAAAAGCAGAGGGTATCTATTTTTGGGATGGAGAAGGTAAGCGTTATTACGATATGTCTTCTCAACTGGTTAATTTAAATATTGGTTATGGTAATCAAAAAGTCATTAAGGCCATTCAAGACCAAGCGGAAAAATTAGCGTTTGCCTCTCCAGGGTACGCAATAGATGTTAGATCTCAGCTGGCAAAGAGGGTTGTTGAGCTAGCACCGGATAATATGGGAAAAGTATTTTTTACATTAGGTGGTGCAGATGCCAATGAAAATGCTATAAAAATTGCAAAGATGATGACCGGTAGACAAAAAATATTTTCTAGATACCGTTCTTATCATGGCGCTACATACGGTGCAGCTAATTTAACCGGTGAACCTAGAAGATACACTTGTGAACCAGGCATACCAGGATTTATAAAGTTCTTTGATCCTTATGTTTATAGAGCACCTATAGATTTTGAACGAGAAGAAGACGCTACAAAATACTATCTAGACCAATTAAGAGAACAAATTATATATGAAGGCAGAGAGTCTGTAGCAGCCATTGTTTTAGAAACCATTACAGGAAGTAACGGAATTATTATACCACCAAAAGGCTATTTACAAGGTGTTCGTGAGATTTGTGATGCCTTTGGTATATTGATGGTCTGTGATGAAGTTATGACTGGATGGGGACGAACAGGTGAATGGTTTGGTATCAATCATTACAATGTCAAGCCAGATATTATAACATTTGCAAAAGGTGTGTCCTGTGGCTATGCACCAATTGGCGGTGTATTGGTTAGCAAAGACATAGCCAAACACTTTGATGATCATTTCTTAAGTTGTGGTTTAACCTATTCAGCTCATCCATTAGGATGTGCAGCAGGTATAGCAACTATAGAATATTACAAAGAAGAAAATCTTTTAGAGCAGTCCAAAGAAAAAGGTAAATTATTAGGAGAAATACTAGAAAATCTGAAATCAGAACATCCTTGTGTAGGTGATGTTAGGTATATAGGGTTATTTTCTGCCATAGAGTTAGTAAAAGACAAAACAACGAAAGAGCCATTAGTAGAATACGGTAAAGATCCAGAAAAAGTAATGAAGAAAATATTAGGTATGTTGGTGGAAAGAGGATTTACAACGTATACCCACGAAAATGTGATTATTGTTGCGCCACCTCTTATTATTACAGAAGAAGAATTAAAAGAAGCAATGACCATTATGGACGATGTACTATTTGAAGTAGACAAAATGATAGGAGCAACAGTTGGTCAAATGATCGGATAG
- a CDS encoding M20/M25/M40 family metallo-hydrolase gives MDNIQDTLNKLALELKADMIDFCQRLIKVPALSGEEKGVADLYLAEMEKLGFDRYFRDKWGNVIGIIEGTEPGPAIMFNAHLDHVDTGDYSEWDGYDPYGGEIDVNEMENQDQDGYESVEVIHGRAASDVKAGGACQIYSGKILIKLREMGYPIKGRYIFTGVVLEEPAEQLGMIKLIEDTFPEEGLTFDGVVSCEATSLKIYLGHRGRVELKVTISGVTSHGSAPWLGINAVNKATKFIDKVEDYIKRHHKTDEHLGDSSIALTIINCSPGSMCIVPDRCHITYDRRFVPGETYDSCVEEMQKIIDELSAEDPDFRATVEIAAVPRTTYTGLSVTVPNVKEAWKISREHPFAKAAAAGLRAVEQPVKYGYWDFGTDLSVISGREKKPAIGYSPMQEFYCHRPIDKVRVDYMEKALVGNVSIFQEMTKLNPKDFVL, from the coding sequence ATGGATAATATTCAAGATACATTAAATAAATTGGCATTAGAATTAAAAGCCGATATGATTGATTTTTGTCAAAGGTTGATAAAAGTTCCAGCGTTATCGGGAGAAGAAAAAGGTGTGGCAGACCTTTATTTAGCGGAAATGGAAAAGCTGGGTTTTGATAGGTATTTTCGTGATAAATGGGGTAATGTTATAGGGATTATAGAAGGAACAGAACCAGGACCAGCCATTATGTTTAATGCCCATTTAGACCATGTAGACACAGGTGATTATAGTGAATGGGATGGATATGATCCATATGGCGGAGAAATAGATGTTAATGAAATGGAAAACCAAGACCAAGATGGATATGAATCTGTGGAAGTCATTCACGGTCGAGCGGCTTCTGATGTAAAAGCAGGAGGGGCTTGCCAAATTTATTCAGGAAAAATCCTAATAAAGCTTAGAGAAATGGGTTATCCCATTAAAGGAAGATATATTTTTACAGGTGTGGTGTTAGAAGAACCAGCTGAGCAACTGGGTATGATCAAATTGATAGAGGATACTTTTCCAGAAGAAGGGTTGACATTTGATGGTGTGGTATCTTGTGAAGCCACTTCATTAAAAATATATTTAGGTCATAGAGGCCGTGTAGAATTAAAAGTAACCATCTCAGGAGTCACGTCTCATGGTAGCGCTCCTTGGCTAGGTATAAATGCAGTGAACAAAGCAACCAAATTTATAGATAAAGTGGAAGACTATATTAAAAGGCATCATAAAACAGATGAACATTTAGGAGATTCAAGTATCGCCCTAACCATTATAAATTGTAGTCCAGGGTCTATGTGTATTGTACCTGATAGGTGTCATATTACTTATGATAGAAGATTTGTTCCAGGTGAAACCTATGACAGTTGTGTAGAAGAAATGCAAAAAATCATTGATGAATTATCAGCAGAGGATCCAGATTTCAGAGCAACAGTAGAGATAGCAGCAGTACCTAGAACCACTTATACCGGTCTAAGTGTTACCGTACCAAATGTAAAAGAAGCTTGGAAAATCAGTCGAGAGCATCCATTTGCAAAAGCGGCAGCAGCAGGTTTAAGAGCAGTAGAACAACCGGTGAAATACGGGTACTGGGATTTTGGAACAGATTTATCCGTTATTAGTGGACGAGAAAAGAAACCAGCTATTGGTTATTCGCCAATGCAAGAATTTTATTGTCATAGACCCATTGATAAAGTAAGGGTGGATTATATGGAAAAAGCTTTGGTAGGCAATGTATCCATTTTTCAAGAAATGACAAAATTAAATCCAAAAGACTTTGTATTATAA
- a CDS encoding PEP/pyruvate-binding domain-containing protein, with product MKFDKASTGNEGLDQAINYLRIGDNVVWQVDRLEDYMEYANAYVRNSLAENRNVIYMRFAVHEPIVKDNDAIKIYTLDPSIGFESFTIEVHRIIEKEGLEAFYVFDCLSNLLESWATDLMIGNFFQVTCPYLFQMETIAYFGIIRGNHSFETIARIRETTQLLLDLYNIEETRYIHPLKVWNRYSTTMFLPHIETKKELVPVTSSAESARLFSFLPQTGLGNSKRNLDYWDKLFMEAEEVLDKEPRDSNKEKAMVEQFCKLIIGKEKKVLDLAKRYFDLEDILAIKSRLIGSGFIGGKTVGMLLARQVLKKDTQSQWQDLLEEHDSFYIGSDVFYTYLVQNGWWHLRQKQRTQEGYFEAGAILEQNMKEGVFPETVKEQFMQMLEYYGQSPIIVRSSSLLEDSFGNAFAGKYESVFCVNQGSPLERYKQFEEAVRSVYVSSMNQHALEYRRKRGLDQRDEQMAILVQRVSGDYYKKYFFPFLAGVGFSYNSYVWNEQINPKEGMIRLVLGLGTKAVDRVEGDYPRVASLDQPMLQPIGNDEDMKKYSQHTVDVLNLVENAFQNVSLNQLMWEKPGLKMDLIGVLDHETNKRIKAYNIKEQEAWLLNYEKLFKETDFIPIMKNMLQQLEKAYTYPVDVEFTVNYIGEDRLKINLVQCRPLQTKGVIGEVEVPQDIDKESVVLSTKGHFMGGSIDQVIKRIIYIEPKAYSALSTQEKYGLSQFIGKLNQKIKDKESMPVMLVAPGRIGSSSPSLGLPINFSQISNMSILCETAYEIMGMVPDLSYGSHFFQDLVEADIFYIAVFPNHKHTIFNNNYFENATNELIDIIPEASKYEKVLKVIDTRNDFIIKGDLKAQNLIGYTSSR from the coding sequence ATGAAATTTGATAAAGCAAGCACTGGGAACGAAGGATTAGACCAAGCCATTAATTATTTGAGAATCGGTGACAATGTGGTTTGGCAGGTGGATCGTTTAGAAGACTATATGGAATATGCCAATGCATATGTACGAAATAGTTTAGCAGAAAATAGAAATGTAATATATATGCGATTTGCAGTTCATGAACCCATAGTAAAAGATAATGATGCAATTAAAATCTATACACTAGACCCATCAATTGGATTCGAGTCTTTTACAATAGAAGTTCACCGTATTATTGAAAAAGAAGGTTTAGAAGCGTTTTATGTTTTTGATTGCTTATCCAATCTTTTAGAGTCTTGGGCAACAGATTTAATGATTGGCAACTTTTTTCAAGTCACTTGTCCCTATCTATTCCAAATGGAAACCATTGCATATTTTGGCATCATACGAGGCAATCATTCTTTTGAAACCATAGCAAGAATCCGTGAAACAACCCAACTATTACTGGATTTATACAATATTGAAGAAACGCGTTATATACATCCTTTAAAAGTTTGGAATCGATACTCTACCACCATGTTTTTACCTCATATTGAAACCAAAAAAGAACTTGTGCCTGTAACCAGTAGTGCAGAATCGGCTAGGTTATTTAGTTTTCTTCCTCAAACAGGATTAGGCAATTCAAAGAGAAACTTAGATTATTGGGACAAATTATTTATGGAAGCAGAAGAGGTATTAGATAAAGAACCCAGAGATTCTAATAAAGAAAAAGCCATGGTGGAGCAATTTTGTAAGTTGATAATTGGAAAAGAAAAAAAGGTTTTAGATTTGGCTAAAAGGTATTTTGACTTAGAAGATATATTGGCCATCAAATCCCGTTTGATTGGTTCTGGATTTATCGGTGGAAAAACAGTTGGAATGCTTTTAGCAAGGCAAGTTTTGAAAAAAGATACACAAAGTCAGTGGCAAGATTTATTAGAAGAACATGATTCGTTTTATATTGGTTCAGATGTTTTTTACACTTACTTGGTTCAAAATGGCTGGTGGCACCTTAGACAAAAACAACGGACTCAAGAAGGGTATTTTGAAGCAGGAGCAATTCTAGAACAAAATATGAAAGAAGGCGTTTTTCCAGAAACCGTTAAAGAGCAGTTTATGCAAATGTTAGAGTATTACGGACAATCTCCAATTATTGTGCGTTCAAGTAGTTTATTAGAAGATAGTTTTGGCAATGCTTTTGCTGGAAAATATGAAAGTGTTTTTTGCGTGAATCAAGGCAGTCCGTTAGAACGATACAAACAATTTGAAGAAGCGGTTAGAAGTGTCTATGTGAGTTCAATGAATCAACATGCCTTAGAGTATAGGCGAAAAAGAGGGTTAGACCAAAGAGATGAACAGATGGCCATTTTAGTACAAAGGGTATCAGGAGATTATTATAAAAAATACTTCTTTCCATTTCTTGCAGGTGTTGGTTTTTCTTATAATAGTTATGTATGGAATGAACAGATCAATCCAAAAGAAGGTATGATTCGACTGGTATTAGGTTTAGGAACAAAAGCGGTTGATAGAGTAGAAGGGGATTATCCAAGAGTGGCGTCTTTAGATCAGCCAATGTTACAGCCAATTGGAAACGATGAAGATATGAAAAAGTATTCTCAGCATACAGTAGATGTCTTGAATTTGGTTGAAAATGCATTTCAAAATGTTTCATTAAATCAATTGATGTGGGAAAAACCAGGTCTAAAAATGGATCTGATAGGCGTTCTAGATCACGAAACCAATAAGAGAATTAAAGCATACAATATTAAAGAACAAGAAGCATGGCTATTAAATTATGAAAAACTTTTTAAAGAAACAGATTTCATACCCATAATGAAAAATATGCTACAGCAGTTGGAAAAGGCTTATACCTATCCTGTGGATGTAGAGTTTACAGTCAATTATATAGGAGAAGATAGACTCAAAATTAATCTGGTACAGTGTCGGCCCCTTCAAACAAAAGGGGTTATAGGAGAAGTGGAAGTGCCTCAAGATATAGACAAAGAAAGCGTTGTGCTATCCACTAAAGGACATTTTATGGGTGGCAGTATTGATCAAGTGATTAAGCGTATTATTTATATTGAACCTAAAGCATATAGTGCTTTATCAACTCAAGAAAAATATGGATTAAGTCAATTTATAGGCAAATTAAATCAAAAAATTAAAGACAAAGAAAGTATGCCAGTTATGTTGGTTGCTCCAGGACGAATTGGAAGCAGTTCACCGTCTCTTGGATTACCCATTAATTTTTCTCAAATTAGTAATATGAGCATTTTATGTGAGACAGCATATGAAATAATGGGAATGGTTCCAGATTTATCTTATGGTTCCCATTTTTTTCAAGACCTTGTAGAAGCAGATATATTTTATATAGCAGTCTTTCCAAATCATAAACACACCATTTTCAATAATAATTATTTTGAAAATGCAACCAATGAGCTAATAGATATCATACCTGAGGCATCTAAATATGAAAAAGTACTTAAAGTCATAGATACAAGGAATGATTTTATCATTAAAGGGGATTTAAAAGCTCAGAATTTAATAGGATACACATCTAGTAGATGA